Within the Takifugu flavidus isolate HTHZ2018 chromosome 20, ASM371156v2, whole genome shotgun sequence genome, the region TTTGTCCTTCAGCATGGAATACACACTCTCCATCTTGTAAGTGATCCCACACTGAGAGTCGTCCAAGCTCTTGATGAAGTTGTCTCGGTTCTCTGACATCAGGTTGGTGAAACAGAAGAAGGTGTCTGCTTCAGCGTGCTCTGGTCCATGGAGCAGAAGAGAACCTTTATATTTCCCACATGTGGCACCTTTTCATGCAGACACACCATCACTGACCTTTCCACTGGCTGTTGGGGTCCGTAGCAAAGGTGTAGTAGATCGGCCCCACGATCTCATTCATGCCCTGGACATACGCTATCCCCGGGTTCAGTTTGGCGTAGATAAAGAGAATCCGTTCCACCACCTCCCAGTGCGCTTCACTTCCACTGGGCATCACCTCGTATTCATTCGATGGGTACAGGTTCAAGGCCTTCCCAGGAGAGCTGACCTGGGAACAGATCCAGTTCAGAAAAGAGCTGCCGCTCCATAGACACGCAGAGTTTACCCGTCTGTGGGTCTACCTGACCTGTCTGTGGGTCTATCTGACCTGTCTGAGGGTCTGTCTGACCTGTCTAAGGgtctgtctgacctgtctgtgggtctatctgacctgtctgtgaatctatctgacctgtctgagggtctgtctgacctgtctgagggtctgtctgacctgtctgagggtctatctgacctgtctgtgaatctatctgacctgtctgaccAGTCTGTGAGCCTATCTGATCTGTCTGTGGGTATATCTGACCTGTCTGTGGGTCTATCTGACCTGTCTGTGGGTCTATCTGACCTGTCTGAGGGTCTGTCTGACCTGTCTAAGGgtctgtctgacctgtctgtgggtctatctgacctgtctgtgaatctatctgacctgtctgagggtctgtctgacctgtctgagggtctgtctgacctgtctgagggtctatctgacctgtctgtgaatctatctgacctgtctgaccAGTCTGTGAGCCTATCTGATCTGTCTGTGGGTATATCTGACCTGTCTGTGGGTCTATCTGACCTGTCTGTGGGTCTATCTGATCTGTCTGTGGGTCTGTCTGACCAGTCTGAGGgtctgtctgacctgtctgtgggTCTATCTGACCAGTCTGAGGGTCTGTCTGACCAGTCTGTGAGCCTATCTGACCCGTCTGTGGGTCTGTCTGTTGGCCCCCCCTCCTACAGTGGTCACACTTACATTGGTCACTCCGCTGCGGTTGCGGTTCACAGTCTGAGCCTTCAAGGTGGTCTGTTCCACTCGCTGCCGCAGTGTCTCATAGTCGTTCTGAGGATCCAGGATCAGCTGGCAGGGATAATCAGTGGGGCGCTGGAAGAAGGCCATGTCTGGGTACAGTCGCCTGCAGATCCAGACAAACGGCTGCTCATGTTTGCCAGGAAGAACATCCTCACTCAGTTacgcgaccataaggcgcacttaaaagtcttaaattttctccagaATGGACGGGGCACCTTATAAGAGTATACAGAGTTCCAAAATCTAGAAATGGTGGATGATGATTTGTGGATGAGGATTGATCAAAAAAAtaacgtgagtacattgctaaatacacgctagcatgcatgttttaagctagcgtaccggtatgttttaccatgcctgcgccCTATAATCTGGTGCGCCTTATGGTGGTGAAAATAGGGTACTTCCAACTGTCTTTGAGAGCACCTCTGATCCATAGATTGGAAAACAAAACTTGTAGGTTAGAGAGAAACGGTGTTACATCAAAGCTCTCACCTCACGTCTTTGTCTATCTGAAGTAGAATTTCATTATCCTTAAAATAGTTGTTCCACCTGCtgtctgggttagggtttaaaggctggaagaggaagaggagagaggaagatgaagcgCTGCAccatctggacacacacactaaacacacaGCCAGGTGATTGTTCTGCTGAACGGAAATCGACAAGGTATTAAATGAACTAATGCTATGAAGCTGATGTGGGGCAGATTAACGTAGAGGTTGTGAGACAGCAGGACTGTCGTCATGTCCTGTCGTTATAGAGACCAGGCTGGAGGATGGTACAGGTGATACAGACGGAGCCTCCTACTGTCTATTATTGTCTCTCCTGTGTTAGACAGACTTGACTTTTAGTCTATCAGGACGGACACAGTGGGACTTACGTGGTCCTCCATGGTGACGTCTTCTCTGGAACAGCCTGACTTTGCCTTGGAAATGCCAGGCTGGATGATCATTTCTCTGAGAAACTGGGAATACTCCTCCCTGTGAGACAGAGCACCCGCTGAGTGCAAATGAACTCCCCAAACATCCCACAAACATGCCTGTAATGAAGTTCTCATTGGGACTTGGCCATTGAGAAGACACCTAGTGGAGCCCAGATGTTTGGAGCAGCCCTGCGGTAATGAGATCCATGCTACCATCTGATGTTTTCCTCAGATAGAAGGTTGTGAGCATAAGTCCCACTTGTGGACGTGAGGCCCTCATCTCAGCCTCAGAGTTTCTGACAATTGGGACGGAACCGTGCATGAGTGCCTACTGGATCTTATTGTGTAGATATACAGCAATGGTTCTTCTGTCCTCCCCACAACCAGGAGCAGAACGTGGTCCTGCTACTGGGtccccccacctctgctggcctgcaccagcacctcctctcctctcctcagtgaTCCACCCTCACTGTTACTGGAACAACTGGGCTAAGCTAAACTGGCACGATCAGCTGCTCCTTTTACTTACAGTATTACACAATAAGTTCTGAGATGTTCTGATCTGTTCAGCTTCTGTCTTCTGGATGGAACAGAACCTCCATCAGTCTGCAtgagctacagctgcagcaggttgccATGACTACTCCACTGACCAGGTTCCTTCTTACCGTTGCTTCTTCAAGAACGACGTCCATACTGTCTGATCCAGGGGCAGATAGTTGAGAAGGACCTGAAAAGGAGCAAGACCAACAGAGAAGGGGTGAGGAGACCGTGAAAGCAGCCCGAGTCAAACTTCAGGATTGGTCTCCACGCTAATGAAGTCAACTTCCTGTGTATCAATCAAGCTCATCTGTGCTAAATAATCCATCGGCAGCCCAgagcaaacaaaagcagagcatCTGCTGATGCTCCAAGACCACCCAAATCCTTTAGTGGAGACACCAGAGGTGCTTACATGCTCATAGTGACTCTTGAAAGATTCAGAACAGTTAAAAGTCACTGAGATGTTTCCTTTGATAAAAGTAAAGCTCAAGTCCCAATAAATCAGCTTCAATTTGTTGGATTACAAAAGGAAAAGCATAGTCTCTGGTCAACAATGGGAGTTCTTTAAGAGGACTACGATGGTTCCTACCTTCCAACAAAGTGCCCGTATGCCTCCTTCAAAGGGGATTCCTGAGAATCAAGAAAAgtcaaatacaaaaataaaggtCATGATTAATTAAATTAAGGTCATGTTTAATCAGATAAAGCCAGACTTTTACCGTTAAAGCACAACTCTCTCAGTGTCTTCAAGTTTATCGTTTCTTCACCCAAAGTTGCTTCAAATTCCTGTATCCTGAAAGCACAGTGAGGTCAGACTGGAGAACATGTCCACAATCAGTGAAGCTGGACCCACTTATAGAAGACGTGAAGTAGAACAAGAATGTGATCATCTTCTGAATCCTGAGcccctcagacacacagctGATCGTTTCAGCTGTTTCTCCACAGCACAAAAACTAGTTCATGTTGTTAAAAGCGTGGATCAGGACCTGCCTAGAATCCGTACCGTGGGGGTGGAGGCCAAAGAGCCGCCAGAGTAATGGCGAGGTCAGCTACTCTTTCTGGTTCACCTCAGTCAGGGATTACTGGGTTGAGCAGGCTGCCCACAGGTAGCCCACACATGGCTGGCCAGCACAGACAGTTCAAAGTCAGCAAAACTTGGCTCATATCAAGCTACACCAATGCTAGGCCAGTCCTTTAGCTCCGATAGATCCTGGCTAATCGGTG harbors:
- the tbc1d13 gene encoding TBC1 domain family member 13 isoform X1; its protein translation is MSTAYRNRIQEFEATLGEETINLKTLRELCFNGIPFEGGIRALCWKVLLNYLPLDQTVWTSFLKKQREEYSQFLREMIIQPGISKAKSGCSREDVTMEDHPLNPNPDSRWNNYFKDNEILLQIDKDVRRLYPDMAFFQRPTDYPCQLILDPQNDYETLRQRVEQTTLKAQTVNRNRSGVTNVSSPGKALNLYPSNEYEVMPSGSEAHWEVVERILFIYAKLNPGIAYVQGMNEIVGPIYYTFATDPNSQWKGSLLLHGPEHAEADTFFCFTNLMSENRDNFIKSLDDSQCGITYKMESVYSMLKDKDLELYLKLEEQNIKPQYFTFRWLTLLLSQEFLLPDVIRIWDTLFSDKERFHFLILVCCAMLILIRENLLAGDFTVNMRLLQDYPISDVHTILTKAEELRDNS
- the tbc1d13 gene encoding TBC1 domain family member 13 isoform X3 codes for the protein MSTAYRNRIQEFEATLGEETINLKTLRELCFNGIPFEGGIRALCWKVLLNYLPLDQTVWTSFLKKQREEYSQFLREMIIQPGISKAKSGCSREDVTMEDHPLNPNPDSRWNNYFKDNEILLQIDKDVRRLYPDMAFFQRPTDYPCQLILDPQNDYETLRQRVEQTTLKAQTVNRNRSGVTNVSSPGKALNLYPSNEYEVMPSGSEAHWEVVERILFIYAKLNPGIAYVQGMNEIVGPIYYTFATDPNSQWKGSLLLHGPEHAEADTFFCFTNLMSENRDNFIKSLDDSQCGITYKMESVYSMLKDKDLELYLKLEFLLPDVIRIWDTLFSDKERFHFLILVCCAMLILIRENLLAGDFTVNMRLLQDYPISDVHTILTKAEELRDNS
- the tbc1d13 gene encoding TBC1 domain family member 13 isoform X2 translates to MSTAYRNRIQEFEATLGEETINLKTLRELCFNGIPFEGGIRALCWKVLLNYLPLDQTVWTSFLKKQREEYSQFLREMIIQPGISKAKSGCSREDVTMEDHPLNPNPDSRWNNYFKDNEILLQIDKDVRRLYPDMAFFQRPTDYPCQLILDPQNDYETLRQRVEQTTLKAQTVNRNRSGVTNVSSPGKALNLYPSNEYEVMPSGSEAHWEVVERILFIYAKLNPGIAYVQGMNEIVGPIYYTFATDPNSQWKEHAEADTFFCFTNLMSENRDNFIKSLDDSQCGITYKMESVYSMLKDKDLELYLKLEEQNIKPQYFTFRWLTLLLSQEFLLPDVIRIWDTLFSDKERFHFLILVCCAMLILIRENLLAGDFTVNMRLLQDYPISDVHTILTKAEELRDNS
- the tbc1d13 gene encoding TBC1 domain family member 13 isoform X5 — protein: MQTDGGSVPSRRQKLNRSEHLRTYCVILEEYSQFLREMIIQPGISKAKSGCSREDVTMEDHPLNPNPDSRWNNYFKDNEILLQIDKDVRRLYPDMAFFQRPTDYPCQLILDPQNDYETLRQRVEQTTLKAQTVNRNRSGVTNVSSPGKALNLYPSNEYEVMPSGSEAHWEVVERILFIYAKLNPGIAYVQGMNEIVGPIYYTFATDPNSQWKGSLLLHGPEHAEADTFFCFTNLMSENRDNFIKSLDDSQCGITYKMESVYSMLKDKDLELYLKLEEQNIKPQYFTFRWLTLLLSQEFLLPDVIRIWDTLFSDKERFHFLILVCCAMLILIRENLLAGDFTVNMRLLQDYPISDVHTILTKAEELRDNS
- the tbc1d13 gene encoding TBC1 domain family member 13 isoform X4; translation: MDVVLEEATGGVFPVSQRNDHPAWHFQGKVRLFQRRRHHGGPLCVSRWCSASSSSLLFLFQPLNPNPDSRWNNYFKDNEILLQIDKDVRRLYPDMAFFQRPTDYPCQLILDPQNDYETLRQRVEQTTLKAQTVNRNRSGVTNVSSPGKALNLYPSNEYEVMPSGSEAHWEVVERILFIYAKLNPGIAYVQGMNEIVGPIYYTFATDPNSQWKGSLLLHGPEHAEADTFFCFTNLMSENRDNFIKSLDDSQCGITYKMESVYSMLKDKDLELYLKLEEQNIKPQYFTFRWLTLLLSQEFLLPDVIRIWDTLFSDKERFHFLILVCCAMLILIRENLLAGDFTVNMRLLQDYPISDVHTILTKAEELRDNS